A window of the Tiliqua scincoides isolate rTilSci1 chromosome 5, rTilSci1.hap2, whole genome shotgun sequence genome harbors these coding sequences:
- the TMC4 gene encoding transmembrane channel-like protein 4, whose translation MDDDGECHLGSEADKAESSRSHHGPSSLLLQLPSNQTLRFRGNKAEAWGAAWEGALEPTADPQALAPGFAGTEEDRKPLKERPLCLEEKRRLRILEEQAASRLSGWELWHAGKQRTLRRLKSKGAAVISYAVMWRSTLRHIEGHFGTGIQSYFNFLRFLVLMNLVASLLVVGFVVAPNAAFEALNLNWTDRPSNSSVNASCLQYNPTRQGLVNYFSYIMDLLSGQDFMELSYLFYGYYQHSAVDFIGFSYNVPLAYLLTALFYLLFCLMWIVWRSVYCLKHSLVSEDASLGSYSNKVFASWDFGLIQHTAVELRQKSIRYELRMDLEEEALHRRQAERTTAQRVGLGVLRGLINILVLGLLGGSFFCIYLATEYSQKLLGREDSPVKNNFFLELLVAYLPSIVITAANLFVPMIFGFIVPLEKYPLSFEIKITLLRSVFLRLASLVVLLVSLWSQITCSGDPQNPSCRNCGYNNILHPCWETSVGQEMYKLMVFDLLVMLLVMLFVEFPRKMLVTYLPSSTLLQLWGQQEFMVPSNVLDLVYGQTLCWTGALFCPLLPVLNTIKYIAVFYLKKLTLYANCRPAERTFRASSSNFFFLLVLLLGLIISCVPALYSIFVLTPSKACGPFRGESAMWSVVSNAVSSLPHIAKDFLTFVASLAFAVPLFLLLSILMFYLMALADSYSSMVKGLKVQLRLEGQDKLFLVKQISDMSQ comes from the exons ATGGATGATGACGGGGAATGCCATTTGGGGAGTGAGGCAGACAAAGCAG AGTCCAGTCGGAGTCACCATGGCCCTTCATCTCTCCTTCTTCAGCTACCAAGCAACCAGACCTTGCGTTTCCGCGGCAACAAGGCAGAGGCCTGGGgagcagcttgggagggggcactGGAGCCCACAGCTGACCCCCAGGCACTGGCCCCAGGATTTGCAGGGACAGAGGAAGACAGAAAGCCTCTTAAAGAGCGGCCCCTCTGCCTTGAGGAGAAGCGGAGGCTCAG AATTCTTGAGGAACAGGCAGCCAGCAGGCTCAGTGGTTGGGAGCTTTGGCATGCAGGAAAGCAGCGGACACTGCGCCGCCTCAAGAGCAAGGGGGCTGCCGTAATCTCATATGCTGTGATGTGGCGGAGTACATTGCGCCACATTGAAG GCCACTTCGGAACAGGGATCCAGTCCTACTTTAACTTCCTGCGTTTCTTGGTCCTGATGAATTTGGTTGCCTCCCTATTGGTGGTGGGGTTCGTGGTTGCTCCGAATGCAGCGTTTGAGGCCCTGAACCTCAACTGGACAGATCGACCAAGCAACTCTTCAG TAAATGCCTCTTGTTTGCAGTACAACCCCACACGCCAAGGCTTGGTAAATTACTTTTCCTACATTATGGATCTTTTATCAGGCCAG GACTTCATGGAACTCTCCTACCTGTTCTATGGCTACTATCAACATTCAGCTGTCGATTTTATTGGCTTCTCATACAATGTCCCACTTGCATATCTGCTCACAGCACTCTTCTACCTCCTTTTCTGTCTAATGTGGATCGTATGGAG GTCCGTGTATTGCCTCAAACACAGCCTGGTTAGTGAAGATGCTTCCCTTGGATCCTACAGCAACAAAGTCTTTGCCAGTTGGgattttggcctgattcagcacaCGGCGGTAGAGTTAAGGCAAAAGAGTATTCGCTATGAACTGAGG ATGGATCTAGAGGAGGAGGCGCTCCACAGGCGTCAGGCAGAGCGGACCACTGCACAACGAGTTGGTCTTGGTGTCCTCCGAGGCTTGATCAACATTCTGGTTCTGGGCCTGTTGGGTGGATCCTTTTTCTGCATCTACTTGGCAACAGAATATTCCCAGAAGCTGCTGGGAAGG GAAGACTCACCAGTCAAAAATAACTTCTTCTTGGAACTGCTGGTGGCTTATCTCCCATCCATTGTCATTACAGCTGCCAACCTCTTCGTCCCAATGATCTTTGGGTTCATTGTTCCCCTGGAGAAATACCCTCTAAGCTTTGAAATCAAAATCACACTTCTCAG GAGCGTCTTTCTCCGTCTTGCAAGCTTGGTAGTTCTCCTCGTCTCGCTTTGGTCCCAGATCACCTGTAGCGGGGACCCACAGAATCCATCCTGTCGGAATTGTGGTTATAACAACATCCTTCACCCG TGTTGGGAGACCTCCGTGGGGCAGGAAATGTACAAGCTGATGGTCTTCGACTTGCTTGTCATGCTGCTTGTGATGTTGTTTGTGGAGTTTCCAAGAAA GATGCTGGTGACTTATTTACCCTCCTCTACCTTGCTACAATTATGGGGGCAGCAGGAGTTTATGGTGCCCTCCAATGTCCTGGACCTGGTGTATGGACAGACTCTCTGTTGGACAGGAGCTCTCTTCTGCCCCTTGCTGCCTGTGCTCAACACCATCAAATACATTGCTGTGTTTTACCTGAAAAAG CTGACGCTCTATGCCAACTGCCGTCCAGCTGAACGAACGTTTCGTGCCTCCAGCTCCAACTTCTTCTTTCTGTTGGTTTTACTCCTGGGTCTGATCATTTCCTGCGTTCCTGCCCTGTACAGCATTTTTGT CTTAACCCCTTCAAAGGCTTGCGGCCCATTCCGGGGTGAGTCTGCCATGTGGAGTGTCGTCTCCAATGCCGTCTCCAGCCTGCCCCACATTGCCAAGGACTTCCTGACATTTGTGGCATCTTTGGCATTTGCTGTGCCATTGTTTCTACTGCTAAG CATCCTCATGTTCTACCTCATGGCTCTAGCTGACTCCTATAGCTCCATGGTCAAAGGCCTCAAAGTGCAGCTCCGTCTG GAGGGTCAGGACAAGCTTTTCCTGGTGAAGCAGATCTCAGACATGAGCCAATGA